In Alkalihalobacillus sp. TS-13, the following are encoded in one genomic region:
- the fsa gene encoding fructose-6-phosphate aldolase, producing the protein MKFFIDTANIDEIREVNELGILGGVTTNPSLIAKEGVDFHERLKEITSIVSESVSAEVIGLTYDEMVEEGKELAAIAPNITVKVPMTKDGLKAVKTFTELGIKTNVTLIFSANQALLAARAGATYVSPFLGRLDDIGQDGLSLISEIAEIFNVHKIESQIIAASIRNPIHVTEAALRGAHIATIPSKVLSQLMNHPLTDQGIEKFLADWNNSQNKS; encoded by the coding sequence ATGAAATTCTTTATTGATACTGCGAATATTGATGAAATCCGCGAAGTAAATGAGCTTGGAATACTGGGCGGTGTGACGACGAATCCATCATTAATTGCTAAAGAAGGTGTAGATTTTCACGAGCGCTTGAAGGAAATAACTTCGATCGTATCAGAATCTGTCAGTGCTGAAGTAATCGGATTGACTTATGATGAAATGGTTGAAGAGGGGAAAGAGCTTGCAGCGATCGCACCTAACATCACAGTCAAAGTGCCAATGACTAAAGATGGATTGAAAGCGGTTAAAACGTTCACTGAGTTGGGTATCAAAACGAACGTTACATTAATTTTCTCAGCGAACCAGGCTTTGCTGGCTGCACGTGCTGGGGCTACTTATGTGTCTCCATTTTTAGGTAGGTTGGATGATATCGGACAGGACGGTTTATCGCTGATTTCGGAAATCGCGGAAATCTTCAATGTCCATAAAATCGAATCACAAATCATAGCAGCTTCTATCCGCAACCCAATTCATGTGACGGAAGCGGCACTCAGAGGCGCTCATATCGCAACCATCCCCTCAAAGGTCTTATCCCAATTGATGAATCATCCATTGACGGACCAGGGGATTGAAAAGTTTTTGGCAGATTGGAACAATAGTCAAAATAAAAGCTGA
- a CDS encoding response regulator, whose translation MKGKILIVDDQYGIRILLNEIFKKEGYQTFQAANGVQALSIVENEKPDLLILDMKIPGMDGLEILRRVKKVDQNVGVIIMTAYGELDMIHEAMDLGAITHFAKPFDIDEIREVVKKHLPIRS comes from the coding sequence ATGAAAGGCAAAATACTTATTGTTGATGACCAGTATGGGATCCGAATCCTATTAAATGAGATTTTCAAAAAAGAAGGATATCAGACCTTTCAAGCGGCAAATGGTGTTCAAGCACTGTCCATCGTTGAAAATGAAAAGCCTGACCTCTTAATCCTTGATATGAAAATCCCGGGCATGGACGGGTTGGAAATCTTACGTCGTGTCAAGAAAGTCGACCAGAATGTAGGTGTCATCATCATGACAGCTTATGGCGAGCTCGATATGATTCATGAAGCTATGGATCTAGGAGCCATCACTCATTTCGCGAAACCTTTCGACATCGACGAAATCCGCGAGGTCGTTAAGAAACATTTACCAATACGTTCATAA
- the rpmE gene encoding 50S ribosomal protein L31: MKQAIHPNYKTAKVSCACGNEFETGSVKEDIRVEICSECHPFYTGRQKFADAGGRVDRFKKKYNLK, translated from the coding sequence ATGAAACAAGCAATCCATCCAAATTACAAAACAGCGAAAGTTTCTTGTGCTTGTGGAAATGAATTTGAAACAGGTTCAGTAAAAGAAGATATTCGCGTTGAAATTTGTTCTGAATGTCATCCGTTCTACACAGGTCGTCAGAAGTTTGCTGACGCAGGTGGACGTGTTGATCGCTTTAAGAAAAAATACAACCTTAAATAA
- a CDS encoding UDP-N-acetylglucosamine 1-carboxyvinyltransferase — MEKLMIEGGHPLEGTVQISGAKNSAVALIPAAILADSTVTIDHLPSISDVGILRDLLEDIGGEVHLEDNTLTVHPENMISMPLPNGKVKKLRASYYLMGAMLGRFKKAVIGLPGGCNLGPRPIDQHIKGFQALGARVTNEQGAIYLRADELVGARIYLDVVSVGATINIMLAAVRAKGRTIIENAAKEPEIIDVATLLSSMGAKIKGAGTDVIRIDGVESLHGCRHSIIPDRIEAGTYMIMAAAMGNGVTIDNVIPLHLESLIAKLREMGVHIDQADDTVFVRRGSKLNSVDIKTLVYPGFATDLQQPFTALLTSTEGTSIVTDTIYSSRFKHIDELRRMGANVKVEGRSAIINGPTPLEGAKVKASDLRAGASLIVAGLMAKGITEISNLEHVDRGYENLVEKLKGLGAKVWRENFDIEELDEVNQS, encoded by the coding sequence ATGGAGAAATTAATGATCGAGGGAGGACATCCCCTAGAAGGTACGGTTCAGATCAGCGGAGCGAAGAACAGTGCGGTCGCTTTGATCCCGGCTGCCATTCTAGCTGATTCGACTGTTACGATCGACCATCTCCCAAGCATCTCGGATGTGGGCATCTTACGCGACTTACTAGAAGACATCGGTGGGGAAGTGCACTTAGAAGATAACACCCTTACTGTACATCCAGAAAACATGATTTCCATGCCACTTCCGAATGGGAAAGTGAAAAAGCTGAGAGCATCCTATTATTTGATGGGGGCCATGCTTGGACGATTCAAAAAAGCAGTCATCGGACTCCCTGGCGGGTGTAACTTGGGCCCTCGTCCGATTGATCAACATATAAAAGGTTTTCAAGCACTCGGCGCAAGAGTAACGAACGAACAGGGTGCGATCTATTTGCGTGCAGATGAACTCGTCGGCGCCCGAATCTATCTCGATGTTGTAAGTGTCGGTGCGACGATTAACATCATGCTTGCGGCAGTTCGTGCAAAAGGCAGGACAATCATTGAAAATGCGGCTAAAGAACCTGAAATCATTGATGTCGCTACTCTACTTTCCAGCATGGGTGCAAAAATCAAAGGTGCCGGAACGGATGTCATTCGGATCGATGGTGTTGAATCCTTGCACGGCTGTCGTCATTCGATCATCCCTGACAGAATCGAAGCAGGGACTTATATGATCATGGCAGCTGCAATGGGGAACGGAGTCACGATTGATAACGTCATCCCGCTTCACCTGGAGTCATTGATTGCGAAGCTGCGTGAAATGGGTGTCCATATTGACCAAGCGGATGACACGGTTTTCGTCCGCCGCGGCAGCAAACTGAACAGCGTAGATATCAAGACACTTGTCTATCCGGGCTTTGCTACCGATTTGCAACAGCCGTTCACTGCATTATTAACAAGCACTGAAGGAACGAGTATTGTAACCGATACAATATATAGCTCACGTTTTAAACATATCGACGAGCTGAGACGGATGGGTGCCAACGTAAAAGTAGAAGGCCGGTCAGCGATCATCAACGGACCGACACCACTCGAAGGTGCAAAAGTGAAAGCTTCTGATCTACGCGCTGGGGCATCGCTCATTGTAGCTGGTCTGATGGCAAAAGGTATTACAGAAATCTCTAACCTCGAGCATGTTGACCGAGGGTATGAGAATCTGGTCGAAAAGCTCAAAGGACTAGGTGCAAAAGTATGGCGTGAGAATTTTGATATTGAAGAGTTGGATGAGGTTAATCAATCTTAG
- the rpoE gene encoding DNA-directed RNA polymerase subunit delta: MLDTYSKEELKEVSMLEIAFHILKDNKKPTPFTELMEQVSKMRDLSPEEQKQRVAQFYTDINIDGRFVCVGDNQWGLKVWYPVESSDEELATTIKPKKRKKAKAKLDDDDEDFEDFEEDLEEDFDDIDDDIEDVDDEEEEYVDFDDEELSDDEEDTDEDIADDEEKEEE; encoded by the coding sequence ATGCTGGATACGTATTCTAAAGAAGAACTAAAGGAAGTTTCAATGCTTGAAATCGCATTTCATATTTTAAAAGATAACAAGAAACCGACTCCTTTTACCGAATTGATGGAGCAAGTTTCTAAAATGCGAGATTTGAGCCCAGAAGAGCAAAAACAACGGGTTGCTCAATTCTACACGGACATCAATATCGATGGTCGTTTCGTTTGTGTCGGGGATAACCAATGGGGATTGAAGGTATGGTACCCAGTTGAAAGCAGTGATGAAGAGCTGGCAACAACGATCAAACCTAAGAAACGTAAAAAAGCGAAAGCGAAATTGGATGATGACGACGAAGATTTCGAAGACTTTGAAGAAGATTTAGAGGAAGACTTCGACGATATTGATGACGACATTGAAGACGTTGATGATGAAGAAGAAGAATATGTGGACTTCGATGATGAAGAACTTTCTGATGATGAAGAAGACACTGATGAAGACATTGCAGATGATGAAGAAAAGGAAGAAGAATAA
- a CDS encoding thymidine kinase, which translates to MYVMKKNGWVELICGSMFSGKSEELIRRVRRATFGKQKVQVFKPLLDDRYSKDEVVSHNGTSVMAVPVKRSEDISNLVSYDTEVVAIDEVQFFDEKIVEVIQLLANNGKRVIVAGLDQDFRAEPFGQVPEIMALAESVTKLHAVCLVCGSPASRTQRLIDGKPASYNDPIILVGASESYEPRCRHCHEVPEHPRMKSQYQPQPTKA; encoded by the coding sequence ATGTATGTAATGAAGAAGAATGGATGGGTCGAACTGATCTGCGGCAGTATGTTTTCAGGAAAATCAGAGGAATTGATTCGACGCGTTCGACGTGCCACGTTCGGTAAACAAAAAGTTCAGGTTTTCAAGCCTTTACTGGATGATCGCTACAGCAAAGATGAAGTCGTTTCCCATAACGGAACCTCTGTGATGGCTGTACCAGTCAAAAGATCAGAGGATATTTCGAATCTTGTTTCGTATGATACAGAAGTAGTGGCAATCGATGAAGTACAGTTCTTTGACGAGAAAATCGTCGAAGTCATCCAGCTCCTTGCCAACAATGGAAAGCGAGTGATCGTGGCTGGTCTTGATCAGGATTTCAGAGCAGAACCGTTCGGACAGGTTCCTGAAATCATGGCATTGGCTGAAAGTGTAACGAAACTCCATGCGGTTTGCCTGGTGTGCGGAAGTCCAGCAAGCCGGACACAGCGACTGATCGACGGGAAACCAGCATCCTATAACGATCCGATCATATTAGTTGGTGCTTCAGAATCGTACGAGCCTCGATGCAGGCATTGTCATGAAGTACCAGAACATCCCAGAATGAAATCGCAGTACCAACCACAACCGACAAAAGCATAA
- the fba gene encoding class II fructose-1,6-bisphosphate aldolase codes for MPLVSMKEMLEKAKAEGYAVGQYNLNNLEFTQAILQAAEEEKSPLICGVSEGAARYMGGFKTVVNLVESLMEEYNVNVPVAIHLDHGSSFEKCVEAIHAGFTSVMIDGSHHPLEENIALTKKVVEVAHAVGVSVEAELGRIGGQEDDLIVDDAEAAYAIPAECDQLIRETGVDCFAPALGSVHGPYKGEPNLGFDRMKEISELTGVPLVLHGGTGIPTADVKKAISFGHSKINVNTESQLSASKAVREVLAEKPELYDPRKYLGPARDAIKETVKGKMREFGSSNKA; via the coding sequence ATGCCTTTAGTTTCAATGAAGGAAATGCTCGAAAAAGCAAAAGCAGAAGGATATGCAGTAGGACAATACAACCTGAACAACCTGGAGTTTACACAAGCGATACTTCAGGCTGCTGAAGAGGAAAAATCTCCTCTTATCTGTGGGGTTTCAGAAGGTGCTGCCCGTTATATGGGTGGATTCAAGACGGTTGTCAATCTAGTTGAATCCCTGATGGAAGAATACAATGTAAATGTTCCTGTAGCTATCCATCTTGACCACGGTTCAAGCTTCGAAAAATGTGTGGAAGCAATTCATGCAGGATTCACTTCTGTCATGATCGACGGATCTCATCATCCGCTTGAAGAAAACATCGCTCTAACGAAAAAAGTCGTTGAAGTTGCTCATGCGGTTGGTGTTTCTGTAGAAGCAGAACTTGGACGTATCGGCGGACAGGAAGATGACTTGATCGTTGACGATGCTGAAGCAGCATACGCAATCCCAGCTGAATGCGATCAGCTTATCCGTGAAACAGGTGTCGATTGTTTCGCACCAGCATTAGGATCTGTCCACGGTCCTTATAAAGGAGAGCCTAACCTTGGATTCGATCGTATGAAGGAAATCAGTGAATTGACAGGTGTACCACTTGTTCTTCACGGTGGAACAGGCATCCCGACAGCTGATGTCAAGAAGGCTATTTCATTTGGACACTCTAAAATCAACGTCAACACTGAAAGCCAACTCTCAGCTTCAAAAGCAGTACGTGAAGTACTTGCTGAAAAACCAGAATTGTATGACCCTCGTAAATACCTAGGACCTGCACGCGATGCAATCAAGGAAACGGTAAAAGGTAAAATGCGTGAATTCGGTTCTTCAAACAAAGCATAA
- the glpX gene encoding class II fructose-bisphosphatase, whose protein sequence is MERSLSMELVRVTEAAALASARWMGRGRKEEADDAATSAMRDVFDTVPMKGTVVIGEGEMDEAPMLYIGEKLGTGYGPRVDVAVDPLEGTNIVANGTWNALAVLAIADHGNLLHAPDMYMDKIAVGPEAVGMVDIDASVADNLQAVAKAKNKDIEDIVAVILNRKRHEKLIQEVRDAGARIKLIQDGDVAAAINTAFDDTGVDILLGSGGAPEGVLAAVALKCLGGELQGKLLPHTDEELARCKKMGIEDIHRVLRMEDIVKGDDAIFAATGVTDGELLKGVRFKGTVGTTQSVVMRAKSGTVRFIDGKHSLKKKPNLVIKP, encoded by the coding sequence ATGGAGAGAAGTTTATCCATGGAACTTGTCCGTGTGACGGAAGCAGCTGCACTTGCATCTGCCCGTTGGATGGGAAGAGGTCGGAAAGAAGAAGCTGACGATGCTGCGACTTCGGCAATGCGTGATGTGTTCGATACTGTTCCAATGAAAGGTACGGTCGTCATTGGAGAGGGAGAAATGGACGAAGCGCCTATGCTTTATATCGGAGAAAAGCTGGGTACGGGTTACGGACCGCGTGTCGATGTGGCTGTTGACCCCCTGGAAGGAACGAATATTGTTGCGAATGGAACTTGGAATGCATTAGCAGTCCTTGCGATTGCCGATCACGGGAATTTACTGCATGCACCAGATATGTATATGGATAAAATCGCCGTCGGCCCTGAAGCGGTTGGTATGGTTGATATCGATGCTTCGGTGGCGGACAATCTTCAAGCGGTTGCAAAGGCGAAAAATAAAGACATCGAGGATATCGTTGCTGTTATTTTAAACCGTAAGCGTCACGAGAAGCTGATTCAAGAAGTCCGCGATGCCGGAGCTCGGATCAAGCTTATCCAGGATGGAGATGTCGCTGCAGCGATCAATACTGCTTTTGATGATACAGGTGTTGATATTTTGCTAGGCAGCGGTGGTGCGCCAGAAGGTGTGCTGGCAGCTGTTGCGCTTAAATGCCTGGGAGGAGAGCTTCAAGGGAAACTCCTTCCACACACAGATGAAGAGCTTGCCCGTTGCAAAAAGATGGGAATTGAAGACATCCACCGTGTTCTCCGTATGGAGGACATCGTAAAGGGTGATGATGCGATCTTTGCTGCGACAGGTGTAACAGACGGTGAGTTGCTGAAAGGTGTCCGGTTCAAAGGCACTGTGGGTACGACGCAGTCTGTGGTCATGAGAGCGAAGTCTGGAACAGTCCGTTTTATCGATGGAAAGCACAGCTTGAAAAAGAAGCCGAATCTAGTGATCAAACCCTGA
- a CDS encoding DUF2529 family protein, whose protein sequence is MLKIFTTQLSGVFKRIEEQEDETIEDCSRLLAQTITGNGTIHIKGFGELEGIASAITESSESLPACASYGENIVKAGDCILAFANNARNIELEKLITQTESEGISVVSVAAVEKGDEPVPNEEFHIDTKLLMPLVPGEDGERIGYPVFMLALYVYYALYFNTNEMLAEYDEEF, encoded by the coding sequence ATGCTGAAAATATTCACAACACAGCTGTCTGGTGTTTTTAAAAGAATAGAAGAACAAGAAGACGAAACGATTGAAGACTGCTCCCGGCTGTTGGCCCAGACTATTACCGGAAATGGCACGATTCACATAAAAGGATTTGGCGAACTCGAGGGTATCGCTTCTGCTATTACAGAAAGCAGCGAAAGCCTCCCAGCATGTGCGTCCTATGGTGAAAATATAGTGAAAGCTGGCGATTGCATCCTGGCGTTTGCCAATAATGCGCGGAACATAGAGCTGGAAAAATTGATCACGCAGACGGAATCAGAAGGTATATCTGTGGTGAGTGTCGCTGCAGTCGAAAAAGGAGATGAACCGGTTCCAAATGAAGAATTTCATATTGATACAAAATTATTGATGCCTTTAGTCCCAGGTGAAGATGGAGAACGGATCGGCTATCCTGTCTTTATGTTAGCCTTATATGTCTACTATGCACTGTACTTTAATACGAATGAAATGCTTGCGGAATACGATGAAGAATTTTAA
- a CDS encoding CTP synthase yields the protein MTKKYIFVTGGVVSSLGKGITAASLGRLLKNRGVNVTIQKFDPYINVDPGTMSPYQHGEVFVTDDGAETDLDLGHYERFIDINLNKYSNVTTGKIYSTVLKKERRGDYLGGTVQVIPHITNEIKERVFRAGRETNADVVITEIGGTVGDIESLPYLEAIRQIKSDIGVENVMYIHCTLVPYIKAAGEMKTKPTQHSVKELRSLGIQPNVIVVRNEMPLPQEMKDKIALFCDINPDAVIEAMDADTLYEVPLALQAQKLDQITCNHLKLNCKEADMEDWKELVTRVTNLKNKTKIAIVGKYVALPDAYISVVESLRHAGYEFDTDIDIHWVNSEEVTDENVKELLEDADGILVPGGFGDRGIEGKISAIRYARENNVPMFGICLGMQLASVEFARNVLGYEDAHSAEIDPASTHPVIDLLPEQKDVEDLGGTLRLGLYPCKLKKGTNAFAAYNEEVVYERHRHRFEFNNEYREQMENAGFLFSGTSPDGRLAEIIELKDHPWFVASQFHPEFISRPTKPQPLFREFVNAATNLNK from the coding sequence ATGACGAAAAAGTATATCTTTGTAACCGGTGGGGTAGTTTCATCTCTAGGAAAAGGCATTACGGCAGCCTCGCTGGGACGTCTTCTGAAAAACCGTGGAGTGAATGTGACGATTCAAAAGTTCGATCCATACATCAACGTTGATCCAGGAACGATGAGTCCATATCAGCATGGGGAAGTATTCGTTACGGATGATGGAGCTGAAACAGACCTGGATTTAGGTCACTATGAGCGTTTCATCGATATCAATTTAAATAAATACAGCAACGTTACGACAGGGAAAATTTATTCGACTGTCTTGAAAAAAGAGCGCCGCGGGGATTACCTTGGCGGAACGGTTCAAGTCATTCCGCATATCACGAACGAAATCAAAGAACGTGTATTCCGTGCTGGACGTGAAACGAATGCCGATGTGGTCATTACAGAAATCGGTGGTACGGTCGGTGATATTGAAAGTCTTCCATACTTGGAAGCGATCCGCCAGATCAAGAGTGATATCGGTGTTGAAAACGTCATGTACATCCACTGTACGCTTGTTCCTTATATAAAAGCTGCAGGTGAAATGAAGACGAAGCCGACTCAGCACAGTGTAAAAGAACTGCGCAGTCTTGGGATCCAGCCGAATGTCATCGTTGTTCGGAACGAAATGCCGCTTCCACAGGAGATGAAAGACAAGATCGCATTATTCTGTGACATCAACCCTGATGCGGTTATTGAAGCGATGGATGCCGATACGTTGTATGAAGTTCCTCTTGCCTTACAAGCACAAAAACTGGACCAAATCACATGTAATCATTTGAAGCTGAACTGTAAAGAAGCGGATATGGAGGATTGGAAAGAGCTTGTCACTCGCGTTACGAACTTGAAGAACAAGACGAAAATAGCGATCGTAGGAAAATATGTCGCATTACCAGATGCATATATTTCTGTTGTAGAATCCCTTCGTCATGCAGGTTACGAGTTTGATACAGACATTGATATCCATTGGGTCAATTCAGAAGAAGTGACAGATGAAAACGTGAAGGAACTCCTAGAAGACGCTGACGGAATCCTTGTGCCAGGAGGTTTTGGAGACCGTGGCATCGAAGGGAAAATTTCAGCGATCCGCTATGCGCGTGAAAACAACGTACCAATGTTCGGAATCTGTCTTGGTATGCAACTCGCATCCGTAGAATTTGCACGTAATGTTTTAGGATATGAAGATGCGCATTCTGCTGAAATCGATCCAGCATCAACGCACCCAGTAATCGACTTGCTGCCGGAGCAGAAGGATGTTGAAGATTTGGGTGGAACATTACGTTTAGGCCTTTACCCTTGTAAGCTTAAAAAGGGTACCAATGCATTTGCGGCTTATAACGAAGAGGTCGTCTATGAACGTCACCGCCATCGTTTTGAGTTCAATAATGAGTACCGCGAACAAATGGAGAACGCTGGTTTCTTGTTCTCAGGGACAAGCCCGGACGGCCGTCTTGCCGAAATCATCGAGTTGAAGGATCATCCATGGTTCGTAGCTTCACAGTTCCATCCTGAATTCATCTCAAGACCGACAAAACCACAGCCGTTATTCAGAGAATTCGTGAATGCAGCTACTAATTTAAATAAATAA
- the rho gene encoding transcription termination factor Rho: MSLNLSQLENMKLKDLYERAKELKISYYSKLTKRELIFAILKAQAEKEDLSFMEGILEVIPTEGFGFLRPINYSPSSEDIYISASQIRRFDLRNGDKVSGKVRPPKENERYYGLLHVAAVNGEDPDTAKERVHFPALTPLYPEDKMTLETSARNISTRVMDMISPVGFGQRGLVVAPPKAGKTTLLKEIAHSVTTNHPDAELIVLLIDERPEEVTDIERSVQGDVVSSTFDEVPENHIKVAELVLERAMRLVEHKKDVVILMDSITRLARAYNLVIPPSGRTLSGGIDPAAFHKPKRFFGAARNIEDGGSLTILATALVETGSRMDDVIYEEFKGTGNMELHLDRKLAERRIFPAIDIRRSGTRKEEMLIAKEHLEHLWAIRKTMDDSYDFVEHFMRRIKKTKTNEEFFHMFEKERSGQGKKMTVK, from the coding sequence ATGTCGTTAAATTTATCACAATTAGAAAATATGAAACTCAAGGATTTGTATGAAAGAGCCAAAGAGCTGAAGATTTCATACTATAGCAAGTTGACCAAAAGGGAATTGATTTTTGCGATTCTGAAAGCGCAAGCTGAAAAAGAAGATCTTTCGTTCATGGAAGGTATTTTGGAAGTCATACCGACAGAAGGTTTCGGATTTTTACGACCGATCAATTATTCTCCAAGTTCTGAAGATATCTACATTTCAGCATCTCAAATCCGCCGGTTCGATTTAAGAAATGGGGACAAGGTTTCTGGTAAGGTACGTCCTCCAAAAGAAAATGAGCGTTACTACGGGCTGTTGCACGTTGCGGCTGTCAACGGTGAAGATCCGGATACAGCGAAGGAACGTGTCCATTTTCCAGCATTGACGCCTTTATATCCTGAAGATAAGATGACGCTGGAAACCTCAGCAAGAAATATTTCGACACGGGTCATGGATATGATTTCTCCAGTTGGTTTCGGGCAGCGTGGTTTAGTTGTTGCCCCGCCTAAAGCTGGTAAGACGACCCTTTTAAAAGAGATTGCGCATAGCGTGACGACGAATCACCCTGATGCCGAATTAATCGTCCTATTGATCGATGAACGTCCGGAAGAAGTGACGGACATCGAACGTTCTGTTCAAGGAGATGTCGTCAGTTCGACGTTCGATGAAGTTCCTGAAAACCATATCAAGGTCGCTGAGCTTGTGCTCGAACGGGCGATGAGACTTGTCGAACATAAGAAGGATGTCGTGATTTTGATGGACAGTATCACTCGACTTGCGCGTGCTTACAACCTCGTCATCCCGCCAAGTGGAAGGACGTTGTCTGGTGGTATCGATCCAGCTGCTTTCCATAAGCCGAAGCGATTTTTCGGTGCCGCGCGTAACATTGAGGACGGCGGAAGCCTGACGATTCTGGCAACTGCGCTTGTCGAAACAGGTTCTCGTATGGACGACGTCATTTATGAAGAGTTCAAAGGGACTGGTAACATGGAACTCCATCTCGATCGGAAGCTTGCAGAACGCCGGATCTTCCCTGCGATCGATATCCGCCGTTCAGGTACACGGAAAGAAGAAATGCTTATTGCCAAAGAGCATCTTGAGCACCTTTGGGCAATCCGGAAGACGATGGACGATTCTTATGATTTCGTCGAACATTTCATGAGACGCATCAAGAAAACGAAAACGAACGAGGAATTTTTCCACATGTTCGAGAAAGAGCGGTCCGGCCAGGGCAAGAAAATGACCGTCAAATAG